One Salvia splendens isolate huo1 chromosome 12, SspV2, whole genome shotgun sequence genomic window carries:
- the LOC121759556 gene encoding uncharacterized protein LOC121759556 produces the protein MNSERPSTVIAAAFCFVLIGAQLSKSSALVAAAPDFNPPYPKAISDLKEAIVKGLGLQADDFKVSGFDLRDALVGRSVAYEFDVEIENNVLPLKLLEDVNRWEYVDLPLFQMENPARPGEENVLSERQKVDDQMPVLAPFQLAGPMELWIQDAKNMRISLPHDVDAGVLKKVIIADGAVVTVKGARSVSLRHPVELPLPLNVTDNGFAWGLLSLAQRLQDVARSQDAPVLSLRIVGPTSLTSPAPSPSSSSNRLKLKRLAPGLVELSSASKNQARGSDAISPVDLQGGEATALLAADHFSTLWPVVSLNGSNPNLLGFEALLSSVLGPRGDKEGSFKVLKADVSAQTFVKIGFGVEKRLREGDVVGMPEWRTKPSTMRMHFEVLGKVDGDRIVPERVAQVNPVIAEDSVTRSALLGNVTMSKMPVVHHPPNPFML, from the exons ATGAACTCAGAGCGGCCATCTACGGTCATTGCTGCCGCCTTCTGTTTTGTTCTGATCGGAGCTCAATTATCTAAATCGTCGGCTTTGGTTGCCGCCGCCCCAGATTTCAATCCTCCCTATCCGAAAGCCATTTCC GATTTGAAAGAAGCGATTGTGAAGGGATTAGGGCTCCAAGCTGACGATTTCAAGGTATCCGGCTTCGATTTGAGGGATGCTCTTGTGGGGAGATCAGTAGCATACGAATTCGACGTGGAGATTGAAAACAATGTTCTTCCCTTAAAGCTTCTGGAGGATGTGAACCGATGGGAATATGTGGATTTGCCCCTTTTCCAAATGGAAAATCCGGCTAGGCCGGGCGAGGAAAATGTGTTGTCTGAGAGACAGAAAGTAGATGATCAGATGCCCGTGCTCGCTCCGTTCCAGTTGGCCGGGCCGATGGAACTGTGGATTCAGGATGCCAAAAACATGAGGATATCCTTGCCT CACGATGTGGATGCTGGTGTGCTAAAGAAGGTGATCATAGCGGATGGCGCTGTTGTCACTGTTAAAGGGGCTAGATCAGTTAGCCTGCGCCATCCGGTTGAGCTTCCACTTCCTCTCAATGTCACAGACAATGGCTTTGCCTGGGGCCTCTTATCTCTGGCTCAGCGTCTCCAAGATGTTGCTCGCTCCCAAGATGCTCCTGTCCTTTCCCTTCGTATAGTTGGCCCAACATCACTCACATCCCCTGCCCCGTCACCTTCCTCCTCCAGCAACCGCCTCAAGCTCAAGCGCCTTGCGCCTGGCCTAGTGGAGCTGTCCTCTGCTTCCAAGAACCAGGCCAGGGGAAGTGATGCTATATCTCCCGTTGATCTCCAAGGAGGAGAAGCCACAGCCCTTCTTGCAGCGGACCATTTTAGCACGCTGTGGCCCGTTGTGTCCCTCAATGGCTCAAACCCGAACTTGCTTGGCTTTGAGGCACTGCTGTCCTCTGTGTTGGGTCCTAGAGGGGACAAGGAGGGGTCTTTCAAGGTGTTGAAGGCAGATGTGTCAGCTCAGACTTTCGTGAAGATTGGTTTTGGGGTCGAGAAGAGGCTGAGAGAGGGCGATGTGGTTGGCATGCCTGAATGGAGGACGAAGCCCTCAACTATGAGGATGCATTTTGAAGTGCTGGGTAAGGTTGATGGGGACAGGATTGTCCCGGAGAGGGTGGCACAGGTCAATCCGGTGATAGCAGAGGATTCCGTGACGCGGAGCGCGCTCTTGGGCAATGTTACTATGTCGAAGATGCCTGTTGTTCATCACCCTCCAAATCCATTTATGTTGTGA